The proteins below come from a single Alligator mississippiensis isolate rAllMis1 chromosome 2, rAllMis1, whole genome shotgun sequence genomic window:
- the LOC106738081 gene encoding vesicle-associated membrane protein 7 codes for MLDLLLMKLPAYVTNNNLASTVPFALHEKMENNKNTTDTISTLQIQVDDVKNVMTKNIDKVLQREEKLSELVDRTDDLQTALAFPEDHSIIHHQWMCWIAIQFCLTVTTEHLLEICRAD; via the exons atgctG GATCTGTTGTTAATGAAATTACCTGCGTATGTCACAAACAACAATTTAGCCAGCACTGTACCATTTGCATTGCATGAAAAG ATGGAGAACAATAAGAATACCACTGATACAATTTCTACCCTACAAATTCAAGTTGATGATGTCAAAAATGTTATGACCAAAAACATCGATAAGGTTTTGCAAAGGGAAGAAAAACTGAGTGAGCTTGTTGACAGAACAGATGATCTCCAAACAGCG ctagcCTTCCCTGAAGATCATTCCATTATCCACCACCAGTGGATGTGCTGGATAGCAATACAGTTCTGCCTGACAGTGACCACAGAACACTTATTGGAAATCTGCAGAGCTGACTGA